ATGGAACCCGGCGTCTGGACGGGCAAGTGGTTCTGGCGGCCCAGCCTTTGGGCGACTCTGAAACCCCGAACGGTATTGATTTTTCGGCCGACCTAAACGGTGATATCGACCCGTTGATCGCCCCCCCTTACCGGCCCTTCTTTGGTCCCGGCATCCGCGCCAATCTAAAGGGGCACAACGGCCCGGATGGCCGTATCACACTGGATAATCTGGTGTTGCGCACCCAGGCCTTGCAACTGACTGGTGCTTTGGAACTGGCCCCCGGCGGCGTGCTTGAGACCGCCAACATCAAGGCCGCAATCACACCGCCCGTCGGTCAGGCGGCGGTCCTGTTGCCGGTTGCCGGCGGGTCCACGACATTGGCTGGCATCGAATTGACGGCGCATAAAACCGCCAGTTCCGACTGGCAGATCAAGGCGCTGCTGGATCGATTGAACCATCCAGGGCTGTCGCTGGCGCGAGCCGAACTGAGTGCTGCGGGGACGTTGGAGCAGAGCAATGGCTTTGCCATCAGCGGTGACATTGATGCGATCCTGACCGGGGTCAAGCCGGACGATCCGGCCCTGGCCCAGGCCCTTGGCGACCAAATCAGCTTTGCGGGAAATCTGGCCACACAGGACGGCGCAGGGCTGAAAATCACTGACATGGCGCTGCGCGGCAGTGACTATCGTGCCAGCGGCGATGCTCAGATCGAGGGGCTGGACACTGGGCTGAAAATCACCACCGACCTGCATTTAGATGCGGAGGATCTGGCACGGTTCTCAGGGCTGGCAGGCCGGCCAATCGGCGGCGCAGTCAATGCGGCGGTCAAAGGGTTCACGGCCCCTCTGTCGGGTACGTTTGATATCGACTTAGCTGTGCGGGGGGATCAGTTGAGTTCGGGTATTGCCCAGGTCGACTCGCTGATTGCTGGTATCACCACGCTGAATCTGCGCGCCGCGCGTGGGGCAGATGGGCTGCGTATCGACCAGTTTGATCTGACCAACCCGGCCTTATCAGCATTGGCACAGGGCCAACTGGACAGCCGGACCGGATCCCTAACCCTGTCCGCCCGCCTAAACGACATTGGCCCGCTGGTCCCACAAACCTCTGGCCCACTAGAGCTAAGCGCTGATGTCACGCGGGACGGCGACTCACTGGCTGGCAAGATGCAACTGCTGGGCCCAAATGCCTCGCGCGCAGTGCTGGATGGAACTATTGATAGCAGCGGCGCAGCGGATATGGTTTTTGAGGCCGCACTTGAGGATCTGCAGCGGTTTTTGCCGGAACTGGCCGGCAAACTATCTGCACAGGGCAAAGCCAGCCGCCGCTCTGGCATCTGGCAGGTCGACAGCAATGTGACCGGCCCCGCAGGTATCGACACCTCCGTCACCGGCAGTTGGGACGAGGCCAAATCCACTGCAGACATGCGTGCCACAGGCCAGTTGCGCCTGGATGCCGCCAACCTGTTCATCACGCCCAACTCGGTGCGTGGGGTGGCAAAGTTCGATATGTCCCTGATTGGCCCGCCCGCACTGGAATCGCTTATCGGCACAATTTCAACCACTGGCACGACATTGGCAATTCCAGGTGCCAAGCAACAGATCGAGGCGATCACGGCCACCATTTCGGTTGCGCAATCAAGCGCCAGGATTCAAGTCTCGGCACGGCCACGTGAAGGTGGTGCCGTCCGTATATCTGGCCCGCTATCGCTGGCTGCACCGTTTGATGGCAACATTCAGGTGGCTTTGGACAGCGTGGTTCTAACTGACAACCTGATGTATGAAACCGTGCTGAACGGCGCGCTTGGCTATAGTGGCCCGCTGGCGGGCAACGGACGGTTGGCCGGGCACATCAATATCGGTGAAACCAACATCAATCTGGCCGCCGCCGGTGGCTCGGTAACTTCGGCGCCAATCCCGCCAATCCGCCACCTGAACGAGCCCAGCACCTCACGCCAGACCCGAGCCCGCGCCGGGTTGATTGATCAGGCCAAACCCGGCAGTGGCCCCGACATTGCACTGGATATCATGATCAACGCCCCTGACCGTATTTTTGCGCGCGGACGTGGATTGCAGGCTGAATTGGGCGGTCAGATCCATGTCCGCGGCAGCACCGCCAATCTGGCCCCTTCCGGGCAAATCGGCCTGATCCGCGGCAATTTCAACCTGTTGGGACGCCAGTTGGAACTGGACGAAGGCCGGGTCACCCTGCAGGGCAATCTGGTGCCTTATCTTGACTTCAAATCCACTGCCAGCACGTCCGAAGGATCGGCCACGATGGAAATCTCAGGCTTGATAGATGCGCCGGTGATCAAGGTCTACTCGGACCCTGCCCGCCCCAGCGAAGAGGCTTTGGCCCTGCTGTTGTTTGGCGACAACATCCAGGATCTATCCCCCCTTGCACTGGCGCGCATGGCCGGTTCGCTGCGAGAACTCAGCGGCCGTGGCGGCGGAACCGAAGGCGCATTGCGCGATGAAACCGGGGCCGATGAGGCCGCCCTAAGCCTGAATGGTCTGGGCCTTGGCGGCTATGTCGCCGACAACGTCTACACCGACTTTAACGTCAACACCCAAGGCGAGAGCGAATTGAACATCAACCTGGACCTCACAAAAAGTGTGACGGTCACCGGCACTGTCGAAAGCGATGGCGACACCGGTGTTGGGTTGTTTTTCAAGAAGGATTATTAACGCCGGACACCGCCTCTAGCGCCACCCGCGCAGAGCCGCTGACCCCGGCGGCGTCGTCAGTGATAACCCACAGCGGGATCTGTTGGCACTGCTCTTGCAGCAAACCATCCCCCTGAGAAAACCCCTCAAGGAACTGCATTTGCGCGGACGAGCCGAGCAGCGCACGCGACACGCTACCGGCAAAAAACAGGCCTTGGCCGGGCATGTAGGTCGGAACCAGATTATACGCAAACAACCCCAGCAATTCTGCCCAGGTTTCTACTGTATGGGCAGCTGCACTGTCTGAGTCGGCTTGGTACTCTTGCATCAATTGCGCTCCGCCAGCAATCGCGACACCGCTCATTGCCTGATGAAACCGCACAAGCCCATGCCCGGAGAACAGATCCTCGTTGGTGTTAAACCCCTTCGGATCGCGCCCCAATGCCGTCTGTAGCTTTCTGTAGACCGAGGCCGGCAGATCTGCGTGCCCCATCTCTGCGCCGGCTGTATGTGTGCCGGCAACCAGGGACACGTTGAACCCAGTGCCCAGTCCCACCACCAGCGACTGATCACCCAATTGCGTTCCCGCGCGCAGCGACGACAGTTGACCGGGGCTTAAGACCGGCAATGCATGACCTAAGGCGGCCAGATCATTGATAAGATCCATCCGCGCGCCGTCCGGTAACTGCAGCCGCGCTGCCAAGCCGTTTGCATCGCCGTGCCATGCCCGGTTGGTCAAACGATACTCATCCCCGTAAACAGGTCCGGCAACGGCAATGCACGCGCCCTGAAACTCGGGCAGATCGGGCTGGGCGCGATAGGCGGTCAGCACATCCTCAAGGCTGGTGAAGCTGTCGTTATCAAAACTTTTCAACGCGGTAACGCCGATTTCCGGGCCCGCCAATGCCAACCGTGTATTGCTGCCGCCAACATCGCCGACCAGTACCGTGACATCCGTGTTCATCCAGCTGAGCCCTTATTCGTTCTATCCACAAGGAAATGGTGCGGCAAATCACGCCCAATTGCAAATGCTCAGGGGATCTATGTTTGCGCTCACATGCCAATTGCCCAATTTAGCGCCAGTAGTCAACATCGGGTGAGTGTGGTTGCCATAAATGCAGCTCTGTCCAGCCCGAAAAGCGTGAGAATACTGTCAACGGTCACCTCCCTTGCGCCGATTTGATACGTGATCTGCCCCAACGGCGCATCTGTAGGGGTTGACCCAGAGTGGTGCGATGGCCGATGACCGTCAGAGGGGCCATCTGTATCTGGCCACCATCAGATCATAACGCCGCGCGATGCGGACGAACCGCTAAGCAAGGGCCGGATGAATAATACCAAGGCGACTATAACCGATGACCGGCTGGCCTTGGCCCGCCCATTATTTCAATCGGATGTGGCACTGGCAGTGACGGATCCACTGGGCACGATGGCTGCCCCTTTTGCGGATGAATTGGCCTGTCTGTCGCCAAACGCAGTGGACAAGCGGCAGCGCGAGTTTGCCGCTGGCCGTGCTGCGGCCCGTAGCGCGATGGCGGATCTGGGGTGGCCGCCACAGCCAATTCTGGTTGGTAAGAACCGTGCGCCCATCTGGCCCGTGGGGCTGACCGGATCAATCACCCATACCTTAAGTTGCGCCATGGCCGTTGTCGCCCGCAATAGCGATGTCCTGGCGCTTGGTATTGACGTCGAAGAAGACACGCCACTGGAAGATAAGTTGCTTCCTGCGATCTGCTCCGACCTTGAGCAGGACTGGCTAAAACGTCAGGCCAATCCGGGCCAGTTGGCCAAAGTTATTTTTTCTGCAAAAGAGGCGGCTTACAAATGCCAGTACACTGTCAGCCAGCGTTTTTTTGGCTTTGATGGCATGAATTTGGAGCTAGATCTGGCACATGCTTGCTTTCAGGCCCGCTTTACTGCTGATCAATTGCCCTTCGCCAAAAACGACATAATTAGCGGGCGGTTTGCCATTGGCGCCGGGGTGATCGTAACCATGGCCGAACTGCGCACCTAAGGAGACGCCGGGATGAGTTGGAGCACGATTGTCGGCTCGGTTATCATGATCGGGCACAGCCTGTTTGGTCCGGACAACCCGCGCATGCTGGACCAGCTGCTGCAGGCGCGCAGTGAAAACCCGGTGACCGTCGAGGCGCAAATCCTCAATGGCGCTCCGCTGCAGTACAATTGGGAGCACGCCG
This portion of the Parasedimentitalea marina genome encodes:
- a CDS encoding translocation/assembly module TamB domain-containing protein; translated protein: MNRFLTYTLAVTLAATPLAAQDSGSEEAGGFLVEFLEDSLSGDNRQISVIGMEGAFSSSATIKQITVSDDDGIWLTIDNAVLDWNRLALIQGKFSVNALTADAVRVSRKPKPTPPDPTLPTPEATPFQLPDLPVAVEVGEIRVNQIELGKELMGTAASLSLNGALKLADGALDSDLMVARLDRPGDLLRLDASFVNETSVITLDLALEEAASGLVSTLIDLPGRPTVRLSVQGTGPVDNFNANLELDTNGTRRLDGQVVLAAQPLGDSETPNGIDFSADLNGDIDPLIAPPYRPFFGPGIRANLKGHNGPDGRITLDNLVLRTQALQLTGALELAPGGVLETANIKAAITPPVGQAAVLLPVAGGSTTLAGIELTAHKTASSDWQIKALLDRLNHPGLSLARAELSAAGTLEQSNGFAISGDIDAILTGVKPDDPALAQALGDQISFAGNLATQDGAGLKITDMALRGSDYRASGDAQIEGLDTGLKITTDLHLDAEDLARFSGLAGRPIGGAVNAAVKGFTAPLSGTFDIDLAVRGDQLSSGIAQVDSLIAGITTLNLRAARGADGLRIDQFDLTNPALSALAQGQLDSRTGSLTLSARLNDIGPLVPQTSGPLELSADVTRDGDSLAGKMQLLGPNASRAVLDGTIDSSGAADMVFEAALEDLQRFLPELAGKLSAQGKASRRSGIWQVDSNVTGPAGIDTSVTGSWDEAKSTADMRATGQLRLDAANLFITPNSVRGVAKFDMSLIGPPALESLIGTISTTGTTLAIPGAKQQIEAITATISVAQSSARIQVSARPREGGAVRISGPLSLAAPFDGNIQVALDSVVLTDNLMYETVLNGALGYSGPLAGNGRLAGHINIGETNINLAAAGGSVTSAPIPPIRHLNEPSTSRQTRARAGLIDQAKPGSGPDIALDIMINAPDRIFARGRGLQAELGGQIHVRGSTANLAPSGQIGLIRGNFNLLGRQLELDEGRVTLQGNLVPYLDFKSTASTSEGSATMEISGLIDAPVIKVYSDPARPSEEALALLLFGDNIQDLSPLALARMAGSLRELSGRGGGTEGALRDETGADEAALSLNGLGLGGYVADNVYTDFNVNTQGESELNINLDLTKSVTVTGTVESDGDTGVGLFFKKDY
- a CDS encoding glucokinase produces the protein MNTDVTVLVGDVGGSNTRLALAGPEIGVTALKSFDNDSFTSLEDVLTAYRAQPDLPEFQGACIAVAGPVYGDEYRLTNRAWHGDANGLAARLQLPDGARMDLINDLAALGHALPVLSPGQLSSLRAGTQLGDQSLVVGLGTGFNVSLVAGTHTAGAEMGHADLPASVYRKLQTALGRDPKGFNTNEDLFSGHGLVRFHQAMSGVAIAGGAQLMQEYQADSDSAAAHTVETWAELLGLFAYNLVPTYMPGQGLFFAGSVSRALLGSSAQMQFLEGFSQGDGLLQEQCQQIPLWVITDDAAGVSGSARVALEAVSGVNNPS
- a CDS encoding 4'-phosphopantetheinyl transferase family protein; this translates as MNNTKATITDDRLALARPLFQSDVALAVTDPLGTMAAPFADELACLSPNAVDKRQREFAAGRAAARSAMADLGWPPQPILVGKNRAPIWPVGLTGSITHTLSCAMAVVARNSDVLALGIDVEEDTPLEDKLLPAICSDLEQDWLKRQANPGQLAKVIFSAKEAAYKCQYTVSQRFFGFDGMNLELDLAHACFQARFTADQLPFAKNDIISGRFAIGAGVIVTMAELRT